The Triticum aestivum cultivar Chinese Spring chromosome 3A, IWGSC CS RefSeq v2.1, whole genome shotgun sequence genome includes a region encoding these proteins:
- the LOC123060842 gene encoding ERI1 exoribonuclease 2, translating to MAAIMAARGQGLEQDFDFFVVVDFEATCVKDGRIFPQEIIEFPAVLVDGATGRIESAFRRYVRPKHHSVLTEFCRELTGIRQEDVDGGVELGDALWLHDSWLKATTAGAGNKRGVRLAVVTWGDWDCRTMLEFECRFKGIEKPSYFDRWINLRVPFQAALGGGGRVNLQEAVRAAGLDWEGRLHCGLDDALNTARLLAEIMRRGVKITITGSLAPPPPIQQKQQPGANPCGGSPALAPPPIQQQPPRTGPCSGTFALVPAPAPIQQKQQPPQPHIISPCGGSSACFSYCGVATRGAMEPGPMRSGCANWTPAMGPYFLWSN from the coding sequence ATGGCAGCGATCATGGCGGCGCGCGGGCAGGGTCTGGAGCAAGATTTCGATTTCTTCGTGGTGGTCGACTTCGAGGCGACGTGCGTGAAAGACGGGCGGATCTTCCCGCAGGAAATCATCGAGTTCCCCGCGGTGCTCGTCGACGGCGCCACCGGCCGCATCGAGTCCGCGTTTCGCAGGTACGTTCGTCCTAAACATCACTCTGTGCTGACCGAATTTTGCAGGGAGCTCACCGGCATCCGGCAGGAGGACGTCGACGGCGGCGTGGAACTCGGCGACGCGCTCTGGCTGCACGATTCTTGGCTGAAGGCGACAACGGCGGGAGCAGGGAACAAGAGAGGCGTCCGCTTGGCCGTCGTGACCTGGGGAGACTGGGATTGCCGGACCATGCTCGAGTTCGAGTGCCGCTTCAAGGGCATCGAGAAGCCCTCCTACTTCGATCGCTGGATCAACCTGAGGGTCCCCTTCCAGGCGGCGCTCGGCGGCGGAGGGCGGGTCAACCTGCAGGAGGCGGTCCGGGCGGCGGGGCTGGACTGGGAGGGCCGCCTGCACTGCGGGCTGGACGATGCGCTCAACACGGCGCGGCTGCTTGCTGAGATCATGCGGCGCGGGGTCAAGATCACCATCACCGGCtcgctggcgccgccgccgccgatccagcAGAAGCAGCAGCCTGGCGCAAACCCTTGCGGTGGCTCACCGGCGCTGGCGCCGCCACCAATCCAGCAGCAGCCGCCTCGCACAGGCCCTTGCAGTGGCACATTTGCGCtggtgccggcgccggcgccgatcCAGCAGAAGCAGCAGCCGCCGCAGCCTCACATAATCAGCCCCTGCGGTGGCTCCTCCGCGTGCTTCTCGTACTGCGGGGTGGCGACCAGAGGAGCCATGGAGCCAGGGCCGATGCGGTCTGGATGCGCCAACTGGACGCCGGCCATGGGACCTTACTTCCTGTGGAGCAACTGA